The following proteins are co-located in the Streptomyces bottropensis ATCC 25435 genome:
- a CDS encoding SGNH/GDSL hydrolase family protein, with protein MQTPRPLSRRTLIAAGAAGLVATVAPAARAAGTRADARFHTVGRVARAADGTVAYSWPGVSFEGRFHGTGVGVVLDDADNDYDVQVDGATMATLVTPGRTVSWIDGLADGGHRVRVVKRTESPWAAGRFGGFVAAPGGAILARPRARDRQIEFIGDSYTAGYGNVSTTQDCSGNGGVNRNSNADLAFGALTARRLDADFQINAFSGRGMVRNYNGGEPGTDFRTYYDRALLNVEGDVWRKPDSWRPRVVVIGLGINDFSTPLNPGERWSTTAELVTAYESAYHGFLDKLRARYGRGTFLVMAAARLWNTTAFTEATLRIVQERVRRGDGRVSHWYYDDPGLDHLGCDWHPSLHDHRIISGLLDGHLAGLPLRW; from the coding sequence ATGCAGACACCCCGCCCGTTATCCCGCCGGACGTTGATCGCGGCCGGCGCCGCCGGCCTCGTCGCCACCGTCGCGCCCGCCGCCCGGGCCGCCGGGACACGGGCGGACGCCCGGTTCCACACGGTCGGCCGGGTCGCACGGGCCGCGGACGGGACCGTGGCGTACAGCTGGCCCGGCGTCTCCTTCGAGGGGAGGTTCCACGGGACCGGAGTCGGGGTGGTCCTCGACGACGCCGACAACGACTACGACGTCCAGGTCGACGGGGCGACCATGGCCACCCTCGTCACCCCGGGCCGGACCGTCTCCTGGATCGACGGCCTGGCCGACGGCGGACACCGGGTGCGGGTCGTGAAGCGGACGGAGAGCCCGTGGGCGGCCGGCCGCTTCGGCGGTTTCGTCGCGGCTCCCGGTGGCGCGATTCTCGCGAGACCCCGGGCGCGCGACAGGCAGATCGAATTCATCGGCGACTCCTACACCGCCGGTTACGGCAATGTCTCCACCACCCAGGACTGTTCCGGGAACGGCGGGGTCAATCGGAACAGCAACGCGGATCTCGCGTTCGGCGCGCTGACGGCGCGGAGACTGGACGCCGATTTCCAGATCAACGCCTTCTCCGGCCGGGGAATGGTCCGCAACTACAACGGCGGTGAGCCCGGTACCGATTTCCGCACCTACTACGACCGGGCCCTGCTGAACGTCGAGGGTGATGTCTGGCGGAAGCCGGACAGCTGGCGTCCACGGGTCGTCGTGATCGGACTCGGGATCAACGACTTCTCCACGCCCCTCAATCCCGGTGAACGCTGGAGCACGACGGCCGAACTGGTCACCGCCTACGAGAGCGCCTATCACGGCTTTCTCGACAAACTGCGTGCCCGGTACGGGCGCGGGACGTTCCTCGTGATGGCCGCCGCCCGCCTCTGGAACACCACCGCGTTCACGGAGGCCACCCTGCGGATCGTCCAGGAGCGGGTGCGGCGGGGTGACGGCCGGGTCAGCCACTGGTACTACGACGATCCCGGCCTCGATCACCTGGGCTGCGACTGGCATCCCTCGCTGCACGACCATCGGATCATCTCCGGGCTGCTGGACGGCCATCTCGCGGGGTTGCCGCTGCGCTGGTGA
- a CDS encoding type I polyketide synthase: protein MRVVRDDEGGPRGRVPVGARGALRRLIAERVALWSGTAAEDVPMDLPLADLGMSSRDAVVLAGELSRATGLELPVTLLWEATTGDALVARLCATAAESAPVAAPPPGAHPAPGEPVAVVGVGCRLPGGVRGPAEYWRSLLDGVDAIRRVPEDRWRDFTPYPPTDALPYGGYLDDIAGFDADFFRITPREAAVMDPQQRILLEVVHETLDHAAVPAASLAGSATGVFVGVSASEYGQLTGADPAAVDPWAPAGGALSVTAGRLAYVLDTRGPSMAVDTACSSSLVAVHHACVSLRTGESDLAIAAGVNLLLSPTVTVAFRRAGALAPDGRCKPFSAVADGIGRGEGCAAVLLKRLSDAERDGDRILAVVRATAVNSDGRSGGLLAPNPAAQRALLSTAYARAGLSPAHIDHIEAHGTGTPLGDPIEAGALGAVLGPGRDPDQPLLLGSVKGNLGHLESAAGIAGLVKTVLALHHDLIPPSLHCDGGSALEDDVRLRVVTEAEPWPRYGGTATAGVSGFGFGGTNAHAVLEEWSPGAVLPSPDDEPAARLHVLSDIDVARVRDTAARLADWLGTPEGSAARPADMARTLAGRAGRGRVRAAIVAGGPAELAEGLGALAGGRAHERVVVGDGDLVGPGPVWVFSGYGSQWPGMGRRLLAEEPAFAAAVEKLDAHLAPECGLSLYDHLATGDGLDRLAVAQPVLFGVQLALAELWRAHGVEPVAVIGHSLGEVAAAVCAGALEVADAARVVAVRARLLGGLRGGAMAVVDLADDELDFLARDFPGVHVAVHSSPGQKVVTGEEEPVARLVRRLEGQGRAARAMRVAGAGHSPQVEPLLAELTAELTDIRGGRPRVPVYSTVLDDPRGDCVFDAAHWAANLRRPVRLDRAVAAAAADGHTAFVEVSPHPVLTRAITDTAPGVLALGTLHRDADTAAGFLTRVGTLQTAGLRLPPPPGRVIDLPGPRWRHTRHWWTDGRAGLAAPPSSPARADGGGAYGRVHVTAEARVVPVRPGADPTAECGPVGDEGAGPQGGGRTEAWHTADPASVAARLCHHIATVTGHPPARITPATALAELGLDSLMAVRIRTALEREFGVELPLRDLLGAASVEAMATRIQRALPGGATPATGDGRRTAPAKASGGHAPARAAQALDEASLPDASSALRETTRARADGSAAQDSPPQPHDTSDALPRRLPRRRSGSHPLLHPLHTSGPYPPLFLVHAAGGTTDVYRPLVERLGGERPVYGLERTGEVRTVVEKASRYAEAVAAAHPDGPCLLGGWSFGGFVAQEAARQLTAAGRDVRLVALLDSVRPLPRPEGGEAERIRAHFTGFARHVADAYGVELDLPYDELAATEDDRERVETVLGALRAAADVPRAALDHQRDSYLDLRIGEAHRPGRYDGQVVLYRATEPAPHTVRDPAYERDDEALGWDEVCPRLTVVRVTGHHLSLLDPPNVDEIAAHLRWRLAGETR from the coding sequence GTGAGGGTCGTCAGGGACGACGAGGGCGGCCCGCGCGGGCGGGTTCCGGTCGGTGCGCGGGGCGCGCTGCGGCGGCTGATCGCCGAGCGGGTGGCCCTCTGGAGCGGTACGGCCGCCGAGGACGTGCCGATGGATCTGCCCCTCGCGGATCTCGGGATGTCCTCGCGGGACGCGGTCGTGCTGGCCGGCGAGCTGTCCCGGGCGACGGGTCTGGAGCTGCCGGTGACGCTGCTGTGGGAGGCGACCACCGGGGACGCGCTGGTGGCGCGGCTGTGCGCCACGGCGGCGGAGAGCGCGCCCGTGGCGGCCCCGCCGCCGGGGGCGCACCCGGCGCCCGGTGAGCCGGTGGCGGTCGTCGGGGTCGGCTGCCGGCTGCCCGGGGGCGTGCGCGGACCGGCGGAGTACTGGCGGTCGCTGCTCGACGGCGTCGACGCGATCCGGCGGGTTCCGGAGGACCGCTGGCGTGACTTCACGCCGTACCCGCCGACCGACGCGCTCCCGTACGGCGGCTATCTGGACGACATCGCCGGGTTCGACGCCGACTTCTTCCGCATCACCCCGCGCGAGGCGGCGGTGATGGACCCGCAGCAGCGGATCCTTCTGGAGGTCGTCCACGAGACCCTCGACCATGCCGCCGTCCCGGCCGCGTCCCTCGCGGGCAGCGCCACCGGTGTCTTCGTCGGGGTCTCCGCGTCCGAGTACGGACAGCTCACCGGCGCCGACCCGGCCGCCGTCGACCCCTGGGCGCCGGCCGGCGGGGCACTGAGCGTGACGGCGGGCCGGCTGGCGTACGTCCTGGACACGCGCGGGCCGAGCATGGCCGTCGACACCGCGTGTTCGTCGTCGCTGGTGGCCGTGCACCACGCGTGCGTCAGCCTGCGCACGGGCGAGAGCGATCTCGCGATCGCCGCCGGGGTCAATCTGCTGCTCTCCCCGACCGTCACGGTCGCGTTCCGGCGGGCGGGCGCCCTCGCGCCCGACGGACGGTGCAAGCCGTTCTCGGCGGTCGCCGACGGCATCGGCCGGGGCGAGGGGTGCGCGGCCGTGCTGTTGAAGCGGCTGTCCGACGCCGAACGGGACGGCGACCGGATCCTCGCCGTCGTCCGTGCCACCGCCGTCAACTCCGACGGCCGCTCGGGCGGTCTTCTGGCCCCCAACCCGGCCGCCCAGCGGGCCCTGTTGAGCACCGCCTACGCGCGGGCCGGCCTGTCCCCCGCGCACATCGACCACATCGAGGCGCACGGCACCGGCACCCCGCTCGGCGACCCGATCGAGGCGGGCGCCCTCGGTGCCGTCCTCGGCCCCGGCCGCGACCCCGACCAGCCCCTGCTCCTCGGCTCGGTCAAGGGCAACCTGGGGCACCTGGAGTCCGCGGCGGGCATCGCCGGTCTGGTGAAGACGGTGCTCGCGCTCCACCACGACCTGATTCCGCCCTCGCTGCACTGCGACGGGGGCAGCGCCCTGGAGGACGACGTACGGCTGCGGGTGGTGACGGAGGCCGAGCCGTGGCCCCGGTACGGGGGCACCGCCACGGCCGGGGTCTCCGGGTTCGGGTTCGGCGGCACCAACGCCCACGCGGTGCTGGAGGAGTGGTCGCCCGGCGCCGTCCTCCCGTCCCCGGACGACGAGCCCGCCGCCCGGCTGCACGTGCTCTCCGACATCGACGTCGCGCGCGTCCGCGACACCGCCGCCCGGCTGGCGGACTGGCTCGGCACGCCCGAGGGCAGCGCCGCCCGTCCGGCCGACATGGCGCGCACGCTCGCCGGACGGGCGGGCCGGGGGCGGGTGCGGGCCGCGATCGTGGCCGGCGGCCCGGCCGAACTGGCGGAGGGTCTGGGTGCGTTGGCCGGGGGCCGGGCGCACGAGCGGGTGGTGGTGGGCGACGGGGACCTCGTCGGACCCGGCCCGGTGTGGGTGTTCTCCGGGTACGGCAGCCAGTGGCCCGGGATGGGGCGCCGACTGCTCGCCGAGGAACCGGCCTTCGCCGCGGCCGTGGAGAAGCTCGACGCGCACCTGGCCCCCGAGTGCGGGCTCTCCCTCTACGACCACCTGGCCACCGGCGACGGCCTGGACCGGCTGGCGGTGGCCCAACCCGTCCTCTTCGGGGTGCAGTTGGCGCTGGCGGAGCTGTGGCGGGCGCACGGGGTCGAACCCGTCGCCGTCATCGGGCACTCCCTGGGCGAGGTGGCCGCCGCGGTGTGCGCGGGCGCGCTGGAGGTGGCGGACGCGGCCCGTGTCGTCGCCGTACGGGCCCGGCTCCTCGGTGGGCTGCGGGGCGGGGCCATGGCGGTGGTGGACCTCGCCGACGACGAACTCGACTTCCTGGCACGGGACTTCCCGGGTGTCCATGTCGCCGTGCACTCCTCGCCCGGCCAGAAGGTGGTCACCGGGGAGGAGGAGCCGGTGGCCCGGCTGGTGCGCCGGCTGGAGGGGCAGGGGCGGGCCGCGCGGGCGATGCGGGTGGCCGGGGCGGGTCATTCGCCGCAGGTGGAGCCGCTGCTGGCGGAGTTGACGGCGGAGCTGACGGACATCCGGGGCGGGCGCCCGCGCGTCCCCGTCTACTCCACCGTGCTCGACGACCCGCGCGGCGACTGCGTGTTCGACGCGGCGCACTGGGCCGCCAATCTGCGCAGACCCGTGCGCCTGGACCGGGCGGTCGCCGCTGCCGCCGCCGACGGTCACACCGCGTTCGTCGAAGTCTCCCCCCACCCGGTCCTGACCCGGGCGATCACGGACACCGCCCCCGGAGTCCTGGCGCTCGGCACCCTCCACCGCGACGCCGACACCGCCGCCGGGTTCCTCACCCGGGTGGGCACCCTGCAGACCGCCGGGCTGCGGCTTCCCCCGCCCCCGGGCCGGGTCATCGACCTGCCCGGGCCCCGCTGGCGGCACACGCGGCACTGGTGGACGGACGGGAGGGCGGGCCTCGCGGCGCCGCCGTCCTCGCCCGCGCGGGCGGACGGCGGCGGTGCGTACGGCAGGGTCCACGTGACGGCGGAGGCCCGCGTGGTGCCCGTACGGCCGGGGGCGGACCCGACGGCGGAGTGCGGCCCGGTCGGGGACGAGGGCGCCGGGCCGCAGGGCGGCGGCCGAACGGAAGCGTGGCACACGGCGGACCCCGCCTCGGTGGCCGCCCGCCTCTGCCACCACATCGCCACCGTCACCGGGCACCCCCCGGCCCGTATCACCCCGGCCACCGCCCTCGCCGAACTGGGCCTGGACTCCCTGATGGCCGTCCGCATCCGCACCGCCCTGGAACGCGAGTTCGGCGTCGAACTCCCCCTGCGCGACCTGCTGGGCGCCGCCTCGGTCGAGGCCATGGCGACCCGGATCCAGCGGGCGCTGCCGGGCGGGGCGACGCCGGCCACGGGAGACGGCCGACGGACGGCACCGGCGAAGGCGAGCGGCGGACACGCTCCGGCGCGAGCGGCGCAGGCCCTGGACGAGGCCTCCCTGCCCGACGCCTCCTCGGCGCTCCGCGAGACCACACGGGCGCGAGCCGACGGGTCGGCGGCGCAGGACTCCCCGCCGCAGCCCCACGACACCTCCGACGCCCTCCCCCGGCGCCTGCCCCGCCGACGCTCCGGCTCCCACCCGCTGCTCCACCCCCTCCACACCTCGGGCCCGTACCCCCCGCTCTTCCTCGTCCACGCGGCGGGCGGCACCACCGACGTGTACCGCCCGCTGGTGGAACGGCTCGGCGGGGAGCGGCCGGTGTACGGGCTGGAGCGGACCGGCGAGGTCCGTACGGTCGTCGAGAAGGCGAGCCGCTACGCCGAGGCGGTGGCCGCCGCGCACCCCGACGGGCCCTGCCTGCTGGGCGGTTGGTCGTTCGGCGGCTTCGTCGCCCAGGAGGCGGCACGGCAGCTGACGGCCGCCGGGCGGGACGTGCGGCTGGTCGCACTCCTCGACTCCGTACGTCCGCTCCCCCGTCCCGAGGGCGGCGAGGCCGAGCGGATCCGCGCGCACTTCACCGGCTTCGCCCGTCACGTCGCCGACGCGTACGGGGTCGAACTGGACCTGCCGTACGACGAGCTGGCGGCGACGGAGGACGACCGTGAGCGCGTCGAGACCGTGCTGGGGGCGCTGCGGGCGGCGGCCGACGTGCCGCGGGCCGCCCTCGACCACCAGCGGGACTCCTATCTGGACCTGCGGATCGGCGAGGCGCACCGGCCCGGCCGGTACGACGGGCAGGTCGTGCTGTACCGGGCCACCGAGCCCGCCCCGCACACCGTGCGCGACCCCGCGTACGAGCGGGACGACGAGGCGCTCGGGTGGGACGAGGTGTGCCCGCGCCTGACCGTCGTCCGGGTCACGGGTCACCATCTCTCGCTGCTGGACCCGCCGAACGTCGACGAGATCGCCGCCCATCTGCGGTGGCGGCTCGCCGGGGAGACCCGCTGA
- a CDS encoding acyl-CoA carboxylase subunit beta, which translates to MPDTIADRTVDRTADRIADLEGRRIRAVAPAGPRRRGEYGARERIDLLLDTDSFTETGQFVRARPTGGADKRPYGDGVVTGHGTIDGRPVCVFAQDPTVFGGSMGEAFGEKTIALMDLALKTGCPVIGLNDGGGARIQEGVTSLALYAELVRRNVRASGVVPQISVVLGPCAGGAAYSPAITDFTVMVDGASHMFVTGPDVIETVTGERTSAEELGGARTSNAVNGNAHFLAADEVDALDTVRDLLSYLPANNAEPPPQYTPGAAPAGLGLDAVVPDRLAQAYDMRDVLRAVVDDGELLEIQELFAPNIICALALVEGAAVGVVANQPLHAAGVLDIDASEKAARFVRFCDAFGIPLLTFADVPGYLSGVRQEQAGIIRRGAKLLYAYAEATVPKITVVVRKAYGGGYAVMGSKHLGADINLAWPTARIAVMGAEGAVGVLHRRELAAAADPEALRARLVTAYEETYGTPYLAAERGYVDAVIAPRDTRAHICRALRALRGKRAPMPERRHGNIPL; encoded by the coding sequence GTGCCCGACACGATCGCCGACCGCACGGTCGACCGGACCGCCGACCGCATCGCCGACCTGGAGGGCCGCCGGATCCGGGCGGTCGCACCGGCCGGGCCGAGAAGACGCGGGGAGTACGGCGCCCGGGAACGCATCGATCTGCTGCTGGACACCGACTCGTTCACCGAGACGGGCCAGTTCGTGCGGGCCCGCCCCACCGGGGGCGCGGACAAACGGCCGTACGGCGACGGGGTGGTCACCGGGCACGGCACGATCGACGGCAGGCCCGTCTGCGTCTTCGCCCAGGACCCCACGGTGTTCGGCGGCAGCATGGGCGAGGCCTTCGGCGAGAAGACCATCGCGCTGATGGACCTCGCCCTGAAGACGGGCTGTCCCGTCATCGGGCTCAACGACGGCGGCGGCGCCCGTATCCAGGAGGGTGTCACCTCGCTCGCCCTCTACGCCGAGCTGGTGCGCCGCAACGTGCGGGCGTCCGGGGTGGTCCCGCAGATCTCGGTCGTCCTCGGCCCCTGCGCCGGCGGGGCCGCGTACTCGCCGGCCATCACCGACTTCACCGTGATGGTGGACGGCGCCTCGCACATGTTCGTCACCGGGCCCGACGTCATCGAGACGGTCACCGGCGAACGCACCAGCGCCGAGGAACTGGGCGGCGCCCGCACCAGCAACGCCGTCAACGGCAACGCCCACTTCCTGGCCGCCGACGAGGTGGACGCCCTCGACACCGTGCGCGACCTGCTGTCGTACCTGCCCGCCAACAACGCGGAGCCTCCCCCGCAGTACACGCCGGGGGCCGCACCCGCCGGTCTCGGGCTGGACGCGGTGGTGCCGGACCGGCTCGCGCAGGCCTACGACATGCGGGACGTCCTGCGCGCGGTCGTGGACGACGGCGAACTCCTGGAGATCCAGGAGCTGTTCGCGCCCAACATCATCTGCGCCCTGGCCCTCGTCGAGGGCGCCGCGGTCGGTGTCGTCGCCAACCAGCCCCTCCACGCGGCGGGTGTCCTCGACATCGACGCCTCGGAGAAGGCCGCGCGGTTCGTACGGTTCTGCGACGCGTTCGGCATCCCGCTGCTCACCTTCGCCGACGTCCCCGGCTATCTCTCCGGCGTCCGCCAGGAACAGGCCGGCATCATCCGGCGCGGCGCGAAGCTCCTGTACGCGTACGCCGAGGCGACCGTCCCCAAGATCACGGTGGTGGTGCGCAAGGCGTACGGCGGCGGCTACGCGGTGATGGGCTCCAAGCACCTGGGCGCCGACATCAACCTGGCCTGGCCCACCGCCCGGATCGCCGTCATGGGCGCCGAGGGCGCGGTGGGGGTCCTGCACCGCCGCGAACTCGCCGCCGCGGCCGACCCCGAGGCCCTGCGCGCCCGCCTCGTCACCGCGTACGAGGAGACCTACGGGACGCCCTACCTCGCCGCCGAGCGCGGTTACGTCGACGCGGTCATCGCCCCGCGCGACACCCGCGCCCACATCTGCCGCGCCCTGCGCGCCCTGCGGGGCAAGCGCGCCCCCATGCCGGAGCGCCGGCACGGCAACATCCCGCTCTAG
- a CDS encoding phytanoyl-CoA dioxygenase family protein, with translation MRPIAAVRQVWLTEADCDLDTFRTLVEQSTDPADHPSAERVEHGVPLYDSDRLRARTATPQGLRDVQAELARTLMEGPGIVVFKGAFTDPAVVDRASAVFRELIEEERAADTARGDHFAKPGANDRVWSALDKLAVRAPDVFADYYANDILALVAEAWLGPAYQVTSQVNVVNPGGAAQSPHRDYHLGFLTRRQAAGYPAHVHRLSPVLTLQGAVAHCDMPVESGPTLYLPHSQKYEPGYLAWRLPEFVEYFDTHHIQLPLDKGDAAFFNPALFHAAGHNRSSDVRRMANLLQISSAFGRAMETVDREAMAEALFPVLAHRRAEGATEAWLRRVVAASAEGYPFPTDLDLDPPVGGLAPASQADLLWRALSEDWAPGRLRHELAAARRRRGH, from the coding sequence ATGCGCCCCATCGCCGCGGTGCGACAGGTCTGGCTGACCGAGGCGGACTGTGATCTCGACACGTTCCGCACACTCGTCGAGCAGAGCACCGATCCCGCCGACCACCCTTCGGCCGAGCGGGTCGAGCACGGTGTGCCGCTCTACGACAGCGACCGGCTCCGCGCCCGGACGGCCACCCCGCAGGGCCTGCGGGACGTGCAGGCCGAGCTGGCCCGGACCCTGATGGAGGGCCCCGGAATCGTCGTGTTCAAGGGCGCGTTCACGGACCCGGCCGTCGTGGACCGGGCGTCCGCCGTCTTCCGGGAGCTGATCGAGGAGGAGCGCGCCGCGGATACCGCACGCGGCGACCACTTCGCGAAGCCCGGCGCCAACGACCGCGTCTGGAGCGCCCTGGACAAGTTGGCCGTACGCGCGCCGGACGTCTTCGCCGACTACTACGCCAACGACATCCTGGCCCTGGTCGCCGAAGCCTGGCTCGGCCCCGCCTACCAGGTGACCTCGCAGGTCAACGTGGTCAACCCGGGCGGCGCCGCCCAGAGCCCGCACCGCGACTACCACCTGGGGTTCCTCACCCGGCGGCAGGCGGCCGGCTACCCCGCGCACGTCCACCGCCTCTCCCCCGTCCTCACCCTCCAGGGCGCGGTCGCCCACTGCGACATGCCGGTCGAGTCCGGTCCCACGCTCTACCTGCCGCACTCCCAGAAGTACGAACCGGGCTATCTCGCCTGGCGGCTGCCGGAGTTCGTCGAGTACTTCGACACCCACCACATCCAGCTCCCCCTCGACAAGGGCGACGCGGCGTTCTTCAACCCCGCGCTGTTCCACGCCGCCGGGCACAACCGCTCGTCGGACGTCCGGCGCATGGCCAACCTGCTCCAGATCTCGTCCGCCTTCGGCCGCGCCATGGAGACGGTGGACCGGGAGGCGATGGCCGAGGCCCTCTTCCCGGTCCTGGCGCACCGCAGGGCCGAGGGCGCCACCGAGGCCTGGCTGCGCCGCGTCGTCGCCGCCAGCGCCGAGGGCTACCCCTTCCCCACCGACCTGGACCTCGACCCGCCCGTCGGCGGCCTCGCCCCGGCCTCCCAGGCCGACCTCCTCTGGCGGGCCCTCAGCGAGGACTGGGCTCCGGGCCGACTGCGCCACGAACTGGCGGCGGCCCGCCGGCGACGAGGTCACTGA
- a CDS encoding fatty acyl-AMP ligase, with the protein MDSRRPPLAPVFRSLPEYVRHWAETTPDRRAFTFVDHPAPHSRGVHRTLTWHRLDLRMRAVAARLAAEAEPGARVAVLCPQGTEYVTAFLGALAAGLVAVPLYPPGLPGQGDRLSAVLTDASPAVVVTTGHALAEVREACAGRDVKVVAVDHVPDAAADDPRTAEPDADALAYLQYTSGSTRTPAGVEITHGNVVANARQALAAYGADAHPVTFVGWLPLYHDMGLVLSVAAPVVRGLLSVLMDPVAFLHEPVRWLRLLAAHPRALSAAPNFAYDYCASAVTEPQKAGLRLDGVFALINGSEPVRPGTADRFHAAFATRGLAEGTHCPSYGLAEATVFVSAARPGQPLRAFALDRDSLATGKALPARPEDPRAVLLAGCGAPAGQRVRITDPKSRAALAEGEVGEIWVQGPNVGRGYRNQDRQTRLVFGAVPAEGTAAPGGWLRTGDLGTVLDGQLLVTGRLKDLIVVDGRNHYPQDVEATAQETHPAVRRDRLAAFGVPGGSGERVVVVAEHARGVPLADIDVPDLVRTVRAAVSARHGLRLSDVVLVPPGTVPRTSSGKVSRALTRERYLAGAYAAGGAR; encoded by the coding sequence ATGGACAGCCGCCGCCCCCCGCTCGCGCCCGTGTTCCGCAGTCTGCCGGAGTATGTGCGGCACTGGGCCGAGACCACCCCCGACCGCCGGGCGTTCACCTTCGTCGACCATCCGGCGCCGCACTCGCGGGGCGTCCACCGCACCCTGACCTGGCACAGGCTGGACCTGCGGATGCGGGCCGTGGCCGCCCGGCTCGCGGCGGAGGCCGAGCCCGGCGCGCGGGTCGCGGTGCTGTGCCCGCAGGGGACGGAGTACGTCACCGCCTTCCTCGGGGCGCTCGCCGCCGGTCTGGTCGCCGTACCGCTGTATCCGCCCGGTCTGCCCGGGCAGGGCGACCGGCTGTCGGCGGTCCTGACGGACGCCTCCCCGGCGGTCGTCGTCACGACGGGCCACGCCCTCGCCGAGGTGCGCGAGGCGTGCGCGGGCCGGGACGTGAAGGTCGTCGCCGTGGACCACGTGCCCGACGCCGCCGCCGACGACCCGCGTACGGCCGAGCCCGACGCCGACGCCCTCGCCTACCTCCAGTACACCTCGGGTTCGACCCGCACCCCGGCGGGCGTGGAGATCACCCACGGCAACGTCGTCGCCAACGCCCGGCAGGCGCTGGCCGCCTACGGTGCCGACGCGCATCCGGTGACCTTCGTGGGCTGGCTGCCGCTCTACCACGACATGGGGCTGGTGCTGAGTGTCGCGGCGCCGGTGGTGCGGGGGCTGCTGTCGGTGCTCATGGATCCCGTGGCCTTCCTGCACGAGCCCGTGCGCTGGCTGCGGCTGCTGGCCGCGCACCCGCGCGCGCTGAGCGCGGCGCCCAACTTCGCCTACGACTACTGCGCCTCGGCCGTCACCGAGCCGCAGAAGGCCGGGCTGCGGCTGGACGGGGTCTTCGCGCTGATCAACGGCAGCGAGCCGGTGCGCCCCGGGACCGCCGACCGATTCCACGCCGCGTTCGCCACACGGGGCCTCGCCGAGGGGACGCACTGTCCGTCGTACGGTCTGGCCGAGGCGACCGTCTTCGTCAGCGCCGCGCGCCCCGGGCAGCCGCTGCGCGCGTTCGCGCTCGACCGTGACTCCCTGGCCACCGGGAAGGCGCTGCCCGCGCGGCCCGAGGACCCGAGGGCCGTGTTGCTGGCCGGCTGCGGCGCTCCGGCGGGCCAGCGGGTGCGGATCACGGACCCGAAGTCGCGGGCCGCGCTCGCGGAGGGCGAGGTCGGCGAGATCTGGGTGCAGGGGCCCAACGTGGGGCGGGGGTACCGCAACCAGGACCGGCAGACGCGGCTGGTCTTCGGCGCCGTACCGGCCGAGGGCACGGCGGCGCCGGGCGGGTGGCTGCGGACGGGTGACCTGGGGACGGTTCTGGACGGGCAGTTGCTCGTCACCGGGAGGCTGAAGGACCTCATCGTCGTCGACGGGCGCAACCACTACCCGCAGGACGTGGAGGCCACGGCCCAGGAGACGCATCCGGCCGTACGGCGGGACCGGCTCGCCGCGTTCGGTGTGCCGGGCGGCTCCGGGGAGCGGGTGGTCGTGGTCGCGGAGCACGCGCGCGGTGTGCCGCTCGCCGACATCGACGTACCGGACCTGGTGCGGACGGTGCGGGCCGCCGTGTCCGCCCGCCACGGGCTGCGGCTGTCCGACGTCGTCCTCGTCCCGCCGGGCACGGTGCCGCGGACGTCCAGCGGGAAGGTCTCGCGGGCGCTGACCCGTGAACGTTATCTGGCGGGTGCCTATGCGGCGGGGGGCGCGCGGTGA
- a CDS encoding DUF6629 family protein: MCWSATADLVAGAGVAAVGVACVALVRSARDLPLAALPLLLGAHQIVEAVVWSSGGGSGAATVAWAVIALPMLAVWVPAGVLCAAPPSARARLVVLLGVGVATAGLLGRGLVTGPVTAEIRGHTVGYTVAVSHPVLLVTGYLLATVGSLLLSGDRRLTVLGILAAVGASVCWALWRLEFISTWCAFAALCSVVLLGWVRARRRRPSSPPARYPAAEYRHSGRDD; the protein is encoded by the coding sequence ATGTGCTGGAGTGCGACGGCCGATCTCGTGGCGGGTGCCGGTGTCGCGGCCGTCGGGGTCGCCTGTGTGGCGCTGGTGCGCAGCGCGCGGGACCTGCCGCTCGCCGCGCTGCCGTTGCTGCTGGGGGCGCACCAGATCGTGGAGGCGGTGGTCTGGTCCTCGGGCGGGGGGAGCGGAGCGGCCACCGTCGCCTGGGCCGTCATCGCACTGCCCATGCTGGCCGTCTGGGTGCCCGCCGGTGTGTTGTGCGCGGCCCCGCCGTCCGCCCGCGCCCGGCTCGTCGTCCTCCTCGGCGTCGGCGTCGCGACCGCCGGGCTGCTCGGCCGAGGCCTCGTCACCGGCCCGGTGACGGCCGAGATCCGCGGCCACACCGTCGGCTACACGGTCGCCGTCTCCCACCCGGTGCTCCTCGTCACGGGCTACCTCCTCGCGACCGTCGGCTCCCTGCTCCTCTCCGGAGACCGGCGCCTCACGGTGCTCGGGATCCTGGCCGCCGTCGGCGCCTCGGTCTGCTGGGCCCTGTGGCGGCTGGAGTTCATCTCGACCTGGTGCGCGTTCGCCGCCCTGTGCTCGGTGGTCCTCCTCGGCTGGGTGCGTGCCCGTCGCCGGCGGCCTTCCTCGCCACCGGCCCGGTACCCGGCCGCGGAGTACCGGCACTCTGGGCGGGACGATTGA